In Pirellulales bacterium, the genomic window TCCGTTGCGGCTGATTTCCTGGTAGATTTCCAGTCGGTCGGCCTCCTCGGTCATCCTCCAGGCGCATGGGGTCCGAACTGGCCGTCGTAAGAGCCGAGGGTTCCCAGCAGCCGCTCGGTCGGATCGACATGTCGCGTCACCTTGAACCGAGCTGTGCGGCATGACCTTTCATTGGAGCGAATTGCATCGGCGAGGCACCTGGCCAAAACCATCATCGATAAGGACATGGGATCGATCGCTCCAGATGATTATCGCGGCGAATTCACCAGCGGAGGCCCTCCGAGTGCGCAGCGGTATTCGCAACTGCCGAAGGTTGTCCTTTGGATCGCACTCTTGGGACTCGTTTGGCGACTTCGATACTTGCTGCTGCTCATTTTTGCCGGCGTACTGTTTGGACTGTTTTTGCAAAGCATCAGCGCGTGGGTCAGTACGCGAATGAAAGTAAGGCGCAGTTGGTCGCTGACCATCACCGTAATCAGTCTGACGCTGATCACTGCTGGATCGATGATGATGTTCGGCACCCATTTTGCGCAGCAACTGTCACAACTGATCGACACTATGCCTCGCTCGCTCAATACACTGCGCGAACAGATTCAACATACGCCATTGGGTAAGTTGCTACTCGACGATGTGCCTTCAGCCGACGAGATGCTTGGCAGCGACCGCCTCTGGGCGCAAGTAGGCAACCTTGCAACTACGACCGTTGACTTCATGATCGGTTCGATGGTGATTGCCTTCATTGGACTCTACGGGGCGGTCGGCGCGGCGAAGTATTACCACGGCGTTTTACTGCTTGTACCTCGCAACCGGCGGGTTGCCGCAGGCCAGATACTCGACACCCTAATCCACAACCTCCGCTGGTGGATCATCGGCCAGTTGATTTCGATGTCGATGATCGGAGTGCTCGCGGGCTTGGGGCTGTGGCTGATCGGGCTTCCCCAGGCGTTCGCGTTGGGATTACTAGCCGGATTTTTCGAGCTGATTCCCTACTTTGGTCCAATTTTGTCATCGATTCCGGCGATTCTGATCGCGCTATCGCAAAGCACGACGCTTGCAATTTGGGTCGGCGCACTCTATTTAGGGATCCATATTGCCGAAGGCTATGTCATTTTGCCATTGGTGCAGCGACGTGCAGCTTCACTTCCTCCAGTGCTGACGATTGTTGCGGTCTCGCTGTTCGGCTCGCTGGGCGGAGTT contains:
- a CDS encoding AI-2E family transporter; this encodes MGSIAPDDYRGEFTSGGPPSAQRYSQLPKVVLWIALLGLVWRLRYLLLLIFAGVLFGLFLQSISAWVSTRMKVRRSWSLTITVISLTLITAGSMMMFGTHFAQQLSQLIDTMPRSLNTLREQIQHTPLGKLLLDDVPSADEMLGSDRLWAQVGNLATTTVDFMIGSMVIAFIGLYGAVGAAKYYHGVLLLVPRNRRVAAGQILDTLIHNLRWWIIGQLISMSMIGVLAGLGLWLIGLPQAFALGLLAGFFELIPYFGPILSSIPAILIALSQSTTLAIWVGALYLGIHIAEGYVILPLVQRRAASLPPVLTIVAVSLFGSLGGVLGVLVATPLMLTIYLLVQATLVDREREPS